One Vigna unguiculata cultivar IT97K-499-35 chromosome 11, ASM411807v1, whole genome shotgun sequence DNA window includes the following coding sequences:
- the LOC114169854 gene encoding uncharacterized protein LOC114169854 isoform X8: MDNNNWRPNQGTEANMDISDWRGGMQQESRQRIVNRIMDTLKRHLPISGQEGLHELQKIAQRFEEKIFSAATSQSDYLRKISLKMLTMETKSQGNMANAPNQGGPSNKPPNPVHWRMCKRCGNMRRLACSTCKGTKSIREGGLLGMKLVKDLFETLDHTESQPLASALDLLNIEMIVGNWQLLQVSHHHQDISMQRTSKCGSSTLLK; encoded by the exons ATGGATAACAATAATTGGAGACCTAATCAAGGTACTGAAGCCAATATGGATATCAGTGATTGGAGAGGTGGCATGCAGCAAGAGTCACGCCAAAGAATTGTCAACAGAAT AATGGACACGTTAAAAAGACATCTTCCTATTTCTGGTCAAGAGGGATTGCATGAACTTCAGAAGATTGCTCAAAGGTTTGAAGAGAAGATTTTTAGTGCTGCAACAAGCCAG TCTGATTATCTACGAAAAATATCATTGAAGATGCTTACAATGGAGACTAAATCCCAGGGCAACATGGCCAACGCTCCAAATCAAGGTGGTCCAAGTAATAAACCTCCCAATCCAG TTCATTGGAGGATGTGCAAGAGATGTGGCAACATGAGGCGATTGGCTTGCTCCACCTGCAAAGGAACCAAGTCTATTAGAGAAGGGGGATTACTTGGTATGAAGCTTGTTAAGGATTTATTTGAAACACTTGATCACACTGAATCACAG CCATTGGCAAGTGCATTGGACTTGCTAAACATAGAGATGATCGTTGGGAATTGGCAATTGCTCCAGGTGTCTCACCATCATCAAGATATCAGCATGCAGCG CACAAGTAAATGTGGCTCCTCAACACTGCTAAAATG A
- the LOC114169854 gene encoding uncharacterized protein LOC114169854 isoform X6, which produces MDNNNWRPNQGTEANMDISDWRGGMQQESRQRIVNRIMDTLKRHLPISGQEGLHELQKIAQRFEEKIFSAATSQSDYLRKISLKMLTMETKSQGNMANAPNQGGPSNKPPNPVHWRMCKRCGNMRRLACSTCKGTKSIREGGLLGMKLVKDLFETLDHTESQPLASALDLLNIEMIVGNWQLLQVSHHHQDISMQRILMRSRLLTVFLLL; this is translated from the exons ATGGATAACAATAATTGGAGACCTAATCAAGGTACTGAAGCCAATATGGATATCAGTGATTGGAGAGGTGGCATGCAGCAAGAGTCACGCCAAAGAATTGTCAACAGAAT AATGGACACGTTAAAAAGACATCTTCCTATTTCTGGTCAAGAGGGATTGCATGAACTTCAGAAGATTGCTCAAAGGTTTGAAGAGAAGATTTTTAGTGCTGCAACAAGCCAG TCTGATTATCTACGAAAAATATCATTGAAGATGCTTACAATGGAGACTAAATCCCAGGGCAACATGGCCAACGCTCCAAATCAAGGTGGTCCAAGTAATAAACCTCCCAATCCAG TTCATTGGAGGATGTGCAAGAGATGTGGCAACATGAGGCGATTGGCTTGCTCCACCTGCAAAGGAACCAAGTCTATTAGAGAAGGGGGATTACTTGGTATGAAGCTTGTTAAGGATTTATTTGAAACACTTGATCACACTGAATCACAG CCATTGGCAAGTGCATTGGACTTGCTAAACATAGAGATGATCGTTGGGAATTGGCAATTGCTCCAGGTGTCTCACCATCATCAAGATATCAGCATGCAGCG AATTTTGATGAGGTCTAGGCTACTTACGGTCTTTTTGTTGTTGTag
- the LOC114169854 gene encoding uncharacterized protein LOC114169854 isoform X10: MDNNNWRPNQGTEANMDISDWRGGMQQESRQRIVNRIMDTLKRHLPISGQEGLHELQKIAQRFEEKIFSAATSQSDYLRKISLKMLTMETKSQGNMANAPNQGGPSNKPPNPVHWRMCKRCGNMRRLACSTCKGTKSIREGGLLGMKLVKDLFETLDHTESQPLASALDLLNIEMIVGNWQLLQVSHHHQDISMQRILMMS; encoded by the exons ATGGATAACAATAATTGGAGACCTAATCAAGGTACTGAAGCCAATATGGATATCAGTGATTGGAGAGGTGGCATGCAGCAAGAGTCACGCCAAAGAATTGTCAACAGAAT AATGGACACGTTAAAAAGACATCTTCCTATTTCTGGTCAAGAGGGATTGCATGAACTTCAGAAGATTGCTCAAAGGTTTGAAGAGAAGATTTTTAGTGCTGCAACAAGCCAG TCTGATTATCTACGAAAAATATCATTGAAGATGCTTACAATGGAGACTAAATCCCAGGGCAACATGGCCAACGCTCCAAATCAAGGTGGTCCAAGTAATAAACCTCCCAATCCAG TTCATTGGAGGATGTGCAAGAGATGTGGCAACATGAGGCGATTGGCTTGCTCCACCTGCAAAGGAACCAAGTCTATTAGAGAAGGGGGATTACTTGGTATGAAGCTTGTTAAGGATTTATTTGAAACACTTGATCACACTGAATCACAG CCATTGGCAAGTGCATTGGACTTGCTAAACATAGAGATGATCGTTGGGAATTGGCAATTGCTCCAGGTGTCTCACCATCATCAAGATATCAGCATGCAGCG aattttgatgatgtcttgA
- the LOC114169854 gene encoding uncharacterized protein LOC114169854 isoform X7, with protein sequence MDNNNWRPNQGTEANMDISDWRGGMQQESRQRIVNRIMDTLKRHLPISGQEGLHELQKIAQRFEEKIFSAATSQSDYLRKISLKMLTMETKSQGNMANAPNQGGPSNKPPNPVHWRMCKRCGNMRRLACSTCKGTKSIREGGLLGMKLVKDLFETLDHTESQPLASALDLLNIEMIVGNWQLLQVSHHHQDISMQRTSKCGSSTLLKWYL encoded by the exons ATGGATAACAATAATTGGAGACCTAATCAAGGTACTGAAGCCAATATGGATATCAGTGATTGGAGAGGTGGCATGCAGCAAGAGTCACGCCAAAGAATTGTCAACAGAAT AATGGACACGTTAAAAAGACATCTTCCTATTTCTGGTCAAGAGGGATTGCATGAACTTCAGAAGATTGCTCAAAGGTTTGAAGAGAAGATTTTTAGTGCTGCAACAAGCCAG TCTGATTATCTACGAAAAATATCATTGAAGATGCTTACAATGGAGACTAAATCCCAGGGCAACATGGCCAACGCTCCAAATCAAGGTGGTCCAAGTAATAAACCTCCCAATCCAG TTCATTGGAGGATGTGCAAGAGATGTGGCAACATGAGGCGATTGGCTTGCTCCACCTGCAAAGGAACCAAGTCTATTAGAGAAGGGGGATTACTTGGTATGAAGCTTGTTAAGGATTTATTTGAAACACTTGATCACACTGAATCACAG CCATTGGCAAGTGCATTGGACTTGCTAAACATAGAGATGATCGTTGGGAATTGGCAATTGCTCCAGGTGTCTCACCATCATCAAGATATCAGCATGCAGCG CACAAGTAAATGTGGCTCCTCAACACTGCTAAAATGGTACTTATAA
- the LOC114169854 gene encoding uncharacterized protein LOC114169854 isoform X5: MDNNNWRPNQGTEANMDISDWRGGMQQESRQRIVNRIMDTLKRHLPISGQEGLHELQKIAQRFEEKIFSAATSQSDYLRKISLKMLTMETKSQGNMANAPNQGGPSNKPPNPVHWRMCKRCGNMRRLACSTCKGTKSIREGGLLGMKLVKDLFETLDHTESQPLASALDLLNIEMIVGNWQLLQVSHHHQDISMQRFPRVNWESNLSHFQRCGEKQ; this comes from the exons ATGGATAACAATAATTGGAGACCTAATCAAGGTACTGAAGCCAATATGGATATCAGTGATTGGAGAGGTGGCATGCAGCAAGAGTCACGCCAAAGAATTGTCAACAGAAT AATGGACACGTTAAAAAGACATCTTCCTATTTCTGGTCAAGAGGGATTGCATGAACTTCAGAAGATTGCTCAAAGGTTTGAAGAGAAGATTTTTAGTGCTGCAACAAGCCAG TCTGATTATCTACGAAAAATATCATTGAAGATGCTTACAATGGAGACTAAATCCCAGGGCAACATGGCCAACGCTCCAAATCAAGGTGGTCCAAGTAATAAACCTCCCAATCCAG TTCATTGGAGGATGTGCAAGAGATGTGGCAACATGAGGCGATTGGCTTGCTCCACCTGCAAAGGAACCAAGTCTATTAGAGAAGGGGGATTACTTGGTATGAAGCTTGTTAAGGATTTATTTGAAACACTTGATCACACTGAATCACAG CCATTGGCAAGTGCATTGGACTTGCTAAACATAGAGATGATCGTTGGGAATTGGCAATTGCTCCAGGTGTCTCACCATCATCAAGATATCAGCATGCAGCG tTTTCCAAGGGTCAATTGGGAGTCAAATTTAAGCCATTTTCAAAG
- the LOC114169854 gene encoding uncharacterized protein LOC114169854 isoform X12, with product MDNNNWRPNQGTEANMDISDWRGGMQQESRQRIVNRIMDTLKRHLPISGQEGLHELQKIAQRFEEKIFSAATSQSDYLRKISLKMLTMETKSQGNMANAPNQGGPSNKPPNPVHWRMCKRCGNMRRLACSTCKGTKSIREGGLLAIGKCIGLAKHRDDRWELAIAPGVSPSSRYQHAAVVVAAETSDALEF from the exons ATGGATAACAATAATTGGAGACCTAATCAAGGTACTGAAGCCAATATGGATATCAGTGATTGGAGAGGTGGCATGCAGCAAGAGTCACGCCAAAGAATTGTCAACAGAAT AATGGACACGTTAAAAAGACATCTTCCTATTTCTGGTCAAGAGGGATTGCATGAACTTCAGAAGATTGCTCAAAGGTTTGAAGAGAAGATTTTTAGTGCTGCAACAAGCCAG TCTGATTATCTACGAAAAATATCATTGAAGATGCTTACAATGGAGACTAAATCCCAGGGCAACATGGCCAACGCTCCAAATCAAGGTGGTCCAAGTAATAAACCTCCCAATCCAG TTCATTGGAGGATGTGCAAGAGATGTGGCAACATGAGGCGATTGGCTTGCTCCACCTGCAAAGGAACCAAGTCTATTAGAGAAGGGGGATTACTTG CCATTGGCAAGTGCATTGGACTTGCTAAACATAGAGATGATCGTTGGGAATTGGCAATTGCTCCAGGTGTCTCACCATCATCAAGATATCAGCATGCAGCG GTGGTTGTTGCTGCAGAGACTAGTGATGCATTAG aattttga
- the LOC114169854 gene encoding uncharacterized protein LOC114169854 isoform X11 has translation MDNNNWRPNQGTEANMDISDWRGGMQQESRQRIVNRIMDTLKRHLPISGQEGLHELQKIAQRFEEKIFSAATSQSDYLRKISLKMLTMETKSQGNMANAPNQGGPSNKPPNPVHWRMCKRCGNMRRLACSTCKGTKSIREGGLLAIGKCIGLAKHRDDRWELAIAPGVSPSSRYQHAAFSKGQLGVKFKPFSKVR, from the exons ATGGATAACAATAATTGGAGACCTAATCAAGGTACTGAAGCCAATATGGATATCAGTGATTGGAGAGGTGGCATGCAGCAAGAGTCACGCCAAAGAATTGTCAACAGAAT AATGGACACGTTAAAAAGACATCTTCCTATTTCTGGTCAAGAGGGATTGCATGAACTTCAGAAGATTGCTCAAAGGTTTGAAGAGAAGATTTTTAGTGCTGCAACAAGCCAG TCTGATTATCTACGAAAAATATCATTGAAGATGCTTACAATGGAGACTAAATCCCAGGGCAACATGGCCAACGCTCCAAATCAAGGTGGTCCAAGTAATAAACCTCCCAATCCAG TTCATTGGAGGATGTGCAAGAGATGTGGCAACATGAGGCGATTGGCTTGCTCCACCTGCAAAGGAACCAAGTCTATTAGAGAAGGGGGATTACTTG CCATTGGCAAGTGCATTGGACTTGCTAAACATAGAGATGATCGTTGGGAATTGGCAATTGCTCCAGGTGTCTCACCATCATCAAGATATCAGCATGCAGCG tTTTCCAAGGGTCAATTGGGAGTCAAATTTAAGCCATTTTCAAAG
- the LOC114169854 gene encoding uncharacterized protein LOC114169854 isoform X3 — protein sequence MDNNNWRPNQGTEANMDISDWRGGMQQESRQRIVNRIMDTLKRHLPISGQEGLHELQKIAQRFEEKIFSAATSQSDYLRKISLKMLTMETKSQGNMANAPNQGGPSNKPPNPVHWRMCKRCGNMRRLACSTCKGTKSIREGGLLAIGKCIGLAKHRDDRWELAIAPGVSPSSRYQHAANFDDVLIPEDHVSRSYNDTYYVDPQTVLRCHTSAHQAELIEKWSHSFPCYRRCLS from the exons ATGGATAACAATAATTGGAGACCTAATCAAGGTACTGAAGCCAATATGGATATCAGTGATTGGAGAGGTGGCATGCAGCAAGAGTCACGCCAAAGAATTGTCAACAGAAT AATGGACACGTTAAAAAGACATCTTCCTATTTCTGGTCAAGAGGGATTGCATGAACTTCAGAAGATTGCTCAAAGGTTTGAAGAGAAGATTTTTAGTGCTGCAACAAGCCAG TCTGATTATCTACGAAAAATATCATTGAAGATGCTTACAATGGAGACTAAATCCCAGGGCAACATGGCCAACGCTCCAAATCAAGGTGGTCCAAGTAATAAACCTCCCAATCCAG TTCATTGGAGGATGTGCAAGAGATGTGGCAACATGAGGCGATTGGCTTGCTCCACCTGCAAAGGAACCAAGTCTATTAGAGAAGGGGGATTACTTG CCATTGGCAAGTGCATTGGACTTGCTAAACATAGAGATGATCGTTGGGAATTGGCAATTGCTCCAGGTGTCTCACCATCATCAAGATATCAGCATGCAGCG aattttgatgatgtcttgATTCCTGAAGACCATGTAAGTAGGAGCTATAATGACACTTACTATGTAGACCCTCAGACTGTTTTAAGATGCCACACAAGTGCTCATCAGGCAGAATTAATTGAGAAGTGGTCACACTCATTTCCTTGTTACAGGAGATGTTTATCGTAG
- the LOC114169854 gene encoding uncharacterized protein LOC114169854 isoform X2 codes for MDNNNWRPNQGTEANMDISDWRGGMQQESRQRIVNRIMDTLKRHLPISGQEGLHELQKIAQRFEEKIFSAATSQSDYLRKISLKMLTMETKSQGNMANAPNQGGPSNKPPNPVHWRMCKRCGNMRRLACSTCKGTKSIREGGLLAIGKCIGLAKHRDDRWELAIAPGVSPSSRYQHAANFDDVLIPEDHEMFIVGIQLFAATDLKKCLEGLASHLFGILKWPFSKGQLGVKFKPFSKVR; via the exons ATGGATAACAATAATTGGAGACCTAATCAAGGTACTGAAGCCAATATGGATATCAGTGATTGGAGAGGTGGCATGCAGCAAGAGTCACGCCAAAGAATTGTCAACAGAAT AATGGACACGTTAAAAAGACATCTTCCTATTTCTGGTCAAGAGGGATTGCATGAACTTCAGAAGATTGCTCAAAGGTTTGAAGAGAAGATTTTTAGTGCTGCAACAAGCCAG TCTGATTATCTACGAAAAATATCATTGAAGATGCTTACAATGGAGACTAAATCCCAGGGCAACATGGCCAACGCTCCAAATCAAGGTGGTCCAAGTAATAAACCTCCCAATCCAG TTCATTGGAGGATGTGCAAGAGATGTGGCAACATGAGGCGATTGGCTTGCTCCACCTGCAAAGGAACCAAGTCTATTAGAGAAGGGGGATTACTTG CCATTGGCAAGTGCATTGGACTTGCTAAACATAGAGATGATCGTTGGGAATTGGCAATTGCTCCAGGTGTCTCACCATCATCAAGATATCAGCATGCAGCG aattttgatgatgtcttgATTCCTGAAGACCAT GAGATGTTTATCGTAGGGATTCAATTATTTGCAGCAACAGACTTAAAGAAATGCCTTGAGGGTCTAGCAAGTCatttatttggtattttgaaatggcCG tTTTCCAAGGGTCAATTGGGAGTCAAATTTAAGCCATTTTCAAAG
- the LOC114169854 gene encoding uncharacterized protein LOC114169854 isoform X1: MDNNNWRPNQGTEANMDISDWRGGMQQESRQRIVNRIMDTLKRHLPISGQEGLHELQKIAQRFEEKIFSAATSQSDYLRKISLKMLTMETKSQGNMANAPNQGGPSNKPPNPVHWRMCKRCGNMRRLACSTCKGTKSIREGGLLAIGKCIGLAKHRDDRWELAIAPGVSPSSRYQHAANFDDVLIPEDHEMFIVGIQLFAATDLKKCLEGLASHLFGILKCFPRVNWESNLSHFQRCGEKQ, translated from the exons ATGGATAACAATAATTGGAGACCTAATCAAGGTACTGAAGCCAATATGGATATCAGTGATTGGAGAGGTGGCATGCAGCAAGAGTCACGCCAAAGAATTGTCAACAGAAT AATGGACACGTTAAAAAGACATCTTCCTATTTCTGGTCAAGAGGGATTGCATGAACTTCAGAAGATTGCTCAAAGGTTTGAAGAGAAGATTTTTAGTGCTGCAACAAGCCAG TCTGATTATCTACGAAAAATATCATTGAAGATGCTTACAATGGAGACTAAATCCCAGGGCAACATGGCCAACGCTCCAAATCAAGGTGGTCCAAGTAATAAACCTCCCAATCCAG TTCATTGGAGGATGTGCAAGAGATGTGGCAACATGAGGCGATTGGCTTGCTCCACCTGCAAAGGAACCAAGTCTATTAGAGAAGGGGGATTACTTG CCATTGGCAAGTGCATTGGACTTGCTAAACATAGAGATGATCGTTGGGAATTGGCAATTGCTCCAGGTGTCTCACCATCATCAAGATATCAGCATGCAGCG aattttgatgatgtcttgATTCCTGAAGACCAT GAGATGTTTATCGTAGGGATTCAATTATTTGCAGCAACAGACTTAAAGAAATGCCTTGAGGGTCTAGCAAGTCatttatttggtattttgaaatg tTTTCCAAGGGTCAATTGGGAGTCAAATTTAAGCCATTTTCAAAG
- the LOC114169854 gene encoding uncharacterized protein LOC114169854 isoform X9 has product MDNNNWRPNQGTEANMDISDWRGGMQQESRQRIVNRIMDTLKRHLPISGQEGLHELQKIAQRFEEKIFSAATSQSDYLRKISLKMLTMETKSQGNMANAPNQGGPSNKPPNPVHWRMCKRCGNMRRLACSTCKGTKSIREGGLLGMKLVKDLFETLDHTESQPLASALDLLNIEMIVGNWQLLQVSHHHQDISMQRWLLLQRLVMH; this is encoded by the exons ATGGATAACAATAATTGGAGACCTAATCAAGGTACTGAAGCCAATATGGATATCAGTGATTGGAGAGGTGGCATGCAGCAAGAGTCACGCCAAAGAATTGTCAACAGAAT AATGGACACGTTAAAAAGACATCTTCCTATTTCTGGTCAAGAGGGATTGCATGAACTTCAGAAGATTGCTCAAAGGTTTGAAGAGAAGATTTTTAGTGCTGCAACAAGCCAG TCTGATTATCTACGAAAAATATCATTGAAGATGCTTACAATGGAGACTAAATCCCAGGGCAACATGGCCAACGCTCCAAATCAAGGTGGTCCAAGTAATAAACCTCCCAATCCAG TTCATTGGAGGATGTGCAAGAGATGTGGCAACATGAGGCGATTGGCTTGCTCCACCTGCAAAGGAACCAAGTCTATTAGAGAAGGGGGATTACTTGGTATGAAGCTTGTTAAGGATTTATTTGAAACACTTGATCACACTGAATCACAG CCATTGGCAAGTGCATTGGACTTGCTAAACATAGAGATGATCGTTGGGAATTGGCAATTGCTCCAGGTGTCTCACCATCATCAAGATATCAGCATGCAGCG GTGGTTGTTGCTGCAGAGACTAGTGATGCATTAG
- the LOC114169854 gene encoding uncharacterized protein LOC114169854 isoform X4 gives MDNNNWRPNQGTEANMDISDWRGGMQQESRQRIVNRIMDTLKRHLPISGQEGLHELQKIAQRFEEKIFSAATSQSDYLRKISLKMLTMETKSQGNMANAPNQGGPSNKPPNPVHWRMCKRCGNMRRLACSTCKGTKSIREGGLLAIGKCIGLAKHRDDRWELAIAPGVSPSSRYQHAANFDDVLIPEDHEMFIVGIQLFAATDLKKCLEGLASHLFVFQGSIGSQI, from the exons ATGGATAACAATAATTGGAGACCTAATCAAGGTACTGAAGCCAATATGGATATCAGTGATTGGAGAGGTGGCATGCAGCAAGAGTCACGCCAAAGAATTGTCAACAGAAT AATGGACACGTTAAAAAGACATCTTCCTATTTCTGGTCAAGAGGGATTGCATGAACTTCAGAAGATTGCTCAAAGGTTTGAAGAGAAGATTTTTAGTGCTGCAACAAGCCAG TCTGATTATCTACGAAAAATATCATTGAAGATGCTTACAATGGAGACTAAATCCCAGGGCAACATGGCCAACGCTCCAAATCAAGGTGGTCCAAGTAATAAACCTCCCAATCCAG TTCATTGGAGGATGTGCAAGAGATGTGGCAACATGAGGCGATTGGCTTGCTCCACCTGCAAAGGAACCAAGTCTATTAGAGAAGGGGGATTACTTG CCATTGGCAAGTGCATTGGACTTGCTAAACATAGAGATGATCGTTGGGAATTGGCAATTGCTCCAGGTGTCTCACCATCATCAAGATATCAGCATGCAGCG aattttgatgatgtcttgATTCCTGAAGACCAT GAGATGTTTATCGTAGGGATTCAATTATTTGCAGCAACAGACTTAAAGAAATGCCTTGAGGGTCTAGCAAGTCatttatttg tTTTCCAAGGGTCAATTGGGAGTCAAATTTAA